In the Schistocerca gregaria isolate iqSchGreg1 chromosome 6, iqSchGreg1.2, whole genome shotgun sequence genome, one interval contains:
- the LOC126278146 gene encoding uncharacterized protein LOC126278146, which produces MIENFPDELIIEILSHLSALDIVKGAQYVCQRWHILCKSPAVWKGKEQKIDGKHNTRDVVEIAKVIPHITSLCIGKSDNSDNFQAWFTGSHLYISSSIERDELKCIVDHLNIKNVSAPRSVISRCRSILFTDNVKLESLTVYMGNRPPPDKDDTFEPLVKQGSLAHLRALHFFGARALSADTISLLCQSCTDLEELCLHQSNNVTSEALYNLKNCSKLKILQITDTAALKDLSFLKYCPGVTELDISQCYSLRPAAFQHLLHLKNLKRFHMRHSNVNGLPLSAMRESMKQLKIIDLYYSYGYSEREVVQLKRFAPHITVLEGTFNFDKH; this is translated from the coding sequence ATGATAGAGAATTTTCCGGATGAACTGATTATTGAAATATTATCACATTTGTCAGCTCTCGACATAGTTAAAGGTGCACAATATGTATGCCAGCGATGGCACATACTCTGCAAGAGCCCAGCTGTTTGGAAAGGGAAGGAACAGAAGATAGATGGCAAGCATAATACACGTGATGTTGTGGAGATAGCAAAGGTGATTCCTCATATAACTTCACTTTGTATTGGAAAATCGGACAATTCAGACAATTTCCAGGCTTGGTTCACTGGTTCACATTTATATATTTCCTCGTCTATCGAGCGTGATGAGCTGAAATGCATAGTAGACCATCTAAACATCAAGAACGTATCAGCTCCAAGGTCTGTTATAAGTCGGTGTCGCAGCATACTCTTCACTGATAACGTGAAATTGGAATCATTAACGGTTTATATGGGTAACAGGCCACCTCCAGACAAAGATGACACATTTGAGCCGTTGGTAAAACAGGGAAGCCTGGCACATCTAAGAGCACTGCATTTCTTTGGTGCCAGAGCACTCAGTGCAGATACAATATCCTTGTTATGTCAATCTTGCACCGATCTAGAAGAGCTCTGTTTGCATCAGTCAAATAATGTTACATCAGAAGCACTGTATAATCTGAAGAATTGCAGCAAACTGAAGATTTTACAAATTACAGACACCGCTGCTCTTAAGgacctttcatttttaaaatattgtccGGGTGTCACTGAATTGGATATCAGTCAGTGCTATTCTTTGCGTCCAGCTGCATTTCAGCACCTACTACATTTGAAAAACCTGAAAAGGTTCCATATGAGGCATTCTAATGTAAATGGTTTACCACTGTCTGCAATGAGAGAGTCCATGAAGCAGCTGAAGATCATCGACCTGTATTATTCTTATGGATACAGTGAACGTGAGGTGGTTCAGTTAAAACGGTTTGCACCTCATATAACAGTATTAGAAGGCACATTTAATTTTGATAAGCATTGA